The nucleotide window CATCCCGCCCCGCCGCAGCCCTTCCCGCCAGCCACGCCGTCACCGTCCCCGCCACCATCACGGCCGCAGCCAACCCCGCAAGCCGCTCCACCGGCACCCGAAGCTCCATCGTCCAGTGAAAACTCTGCGGGTTCACCACATGCACCAGCACCACCGCCACCGCCAGCCCCAGCAGCGTGCCGGCCAGCGCGCCCACGGCTGTCCAGGCGGCGCCTTCGCCGGCGACCACGGCGAGGATTTGCGCGCGGGTCAGGCCCAGGTGGGCCAGCAGCCCGAACTCCTTGCGCCGCGCCAGCACCTGCGCGCCAAAGCTGGCCGCCACGCCGAACAGGCCGATGCCAATCGCCACGGCCTGCAGCCAGTAGGTCACGGCAAAGCTGCGGTCGAACAACTCTAGCGAGCGCTTGCGGATCTGCCCGGACGAGGTGAATTCCAGCGTGCCAGCCTGCGCGCCCAATTGGCTGCGCGCCAGCTCCAGCACGGCCGTGCGCACTGCCGCTTCATCGGCGCCGGGCGCGGGCCACAGCGCCAGATCGCTGGCGCGGGCGTCGCCGGTGAGGCGCTGAAAATCGCCGCTGTCCATGGCGATGGCGCCGTGCTGGCGCACATAGTCGCGCCACACGCCAGCTATGAAAAATGTAGCTACTTGTCTTTTATCCACGCCGGATAACGGGCTAAAAGACTCAAGAAGTGCCGGCCAGGCCTGCCCAGGCCGCACGCCGTACAGGTCCACGATGGCCTCGCTCACGTACACGCCGATCTGCCCGGCCGGCACCGGCAGCGCTGCGCCGACCAGGGGCAGCGCCTGCGCCGGCTGCGGCTGCACGGGCCGCGCCAGCAGCGCCACGGCGGGCAACGCAGGGTCGGGTTGCACGCTGCTGACGCGCTGGGGCTGCACGCGCTGCACCTCGGGCAGACGCGCGGCGGCCTGCACGAAGGCGGGCGTGAACACGGCCGCGTCGTCGCCCGCCGGGCTGCCGGCCGCGCGCAGGTACAGCGGCGCAGGCAGCACGGCGGCGAGCCACTGGTCCACCGAGGTGCGAAAGCTGCCGACCATCACCGTGAGCGCCACCGCCAGGCTGAGCGCCGCCACCACGCCGCCCACGGCCACGGCGGCGCTGGTGCGCATGCGCTGGGCGCGCGCCAGCACCAACAGCCACAACGGGCCGCGCCGCGCCAGCGGCATGGCCAGCGCCAGCACGCCCTGCACCAGCCACGGCAGCAGAGCGATGCCGCCCACCAACAGCACGCCGACCGAAACATACGCCGCCAGCGGAATGCCCCACAGCGGCGGCAGCAGCGCCAGGCCCCCTGAAGCCAGCACCAGCGCCGCGCCCAGCCAGGCGCGCGCCGGGCGCGACTGCACCAGGCCCACGCCCTTGAGCGCGGGCGCCGGGGCGATGCGCCGTGCGGAGAGCGCTGGCCACCAGCCGCCCGCCAGCGCTGCGGCCAAACCCAGCGCGCCGTACAGCAGCGCCGCGGGCGTGCTCCACTGCAGCGCTGGCTGCACGCCGGTGAAGTAGCCCCCGCCCAGATCGCCCCCCAGCACGCGCAGCGCCAGCGCCGCCAGCGCCGCGCCCAGGGCGATGCCGGCGGCGCTGCCGGCCAAGCCCAGTCCTGCTGCCTGCGCCAGCACCAGCAGCAGGCGCTGGCGCGGCGTGGCTCCCAGCACGGCCAGCAGGGCGAGCTGCGGCGTGCGCCGCGCCACGCCCAGCGCCAGCACCGAATAGACCAGGAAGGCGCCGGTGAACAGCGCCACCAGCGCCAGCACCGTCAGATTGACGCGGTAGGCGCGCGAGAGCTGATCCACCTGCGCGGCGCTGTCGGCCGGCTCGGCCAGCAGCACGCCGCTTGGCCAGCCGGGCAGGGCGGCCAGGTGGCGCTCCAGCTCGGCGCGGCTGGCGCCCGCGCGCAGCAGCACGTCGATGCGCGACAGCTCGCCGCCGCGGCCGAACAGGTCCTGCGCCGCGCCAATGTCCATGACCGCCAGCGGCCCGCCGCCTGCGGTAATGCTGCCGGCCACGCGCACCGCCACGTGCTGGATGCCGACTTGCAATTGAAGCTGCGCTGCAGTGCCCAGCGGCAGGCCCAGCGCCTGCGCTGCCGATGCATTCAGGAAGATGGTCGCCGGCGCGAACAGCGCGAGCCGGTCGGCGCCCGGGGCAAGGCGCGGCATCAGCCCAGGCGCCATGGACGCCAGCGCCAGCGCGTCGGCGCCGACAACGCGCAAGCGAACGGGTGCGACATCGGCGGCGAGCACGGCGCCGGGGAGGTTGATACCTGCCGCGCCGCCGGCATCGGTGCCGCGCGATGCACTGGTCGCCACCTCCAATACCGGCGCGGCGCGCGCCACCTGCGGCGCGGCGGCCACCAGCGCATACAGACCTTCCGGCAGGCTGCCTTGCCGCGCGCGCAATTGCACATCGGGCTGACCGCCCGCCGCACGCGTCGCGCGGGTGAACTCCTGCAGCGCCGAGGCATTGATCAGGTGCACGGCAAACGCCAGCGCCACGCCCAGCATCACGGCCGCGGCGGCGACCAGGCTGCGGCCGGGGTGGCGGCGCAGGTCTTGCCAGGAGAGGGTACGAAACAGGCCGGCCATGGAGCGATTGTGCGGCTGCGCGGCGCGCCGGCCCACCATTGCCGCGGCCTTGAAACCTGCCTTGCTGCTCGTATGTATGTCAAAGGCGCTGGCCGCTTTTGTGTGCGCCAGCGATTCATCCCCTCCATCCATTCCATGAAAGGAGCTTTGACATGAACTCTCTGGTTTCGCGCGGCAGCAGCAGCCTGTTCGACGACTTCTTCAAGGACTTCGCCCCCGGCTTTTATGTCCGCCCGCTGCACGGCGACAACCTGCCGTCCCCCTCGCAGATCAAGATCGACGTGAAGGAAAACGACGGCGCCT belongs to Melaminivora suipulveris and includes:
- a CDS encoding FtsX-like permease family protein, whose product is MAGLFRTLSWQDLRRHPGRSLVAAAAVMLGVALAFAVHLINASALQEFTRATRAAGGQPDVQLRARQGSLPEGLYALVAAAPQVARAAPVLEVATSASRGTDAGGAAGINLPGAVLAADVAPVRLRVVGADALALASMAPGLMPRLAPGADRLALFAPATIFLNASAAQALGLPLGTAAQLQLQVGIQHVAVRVAGSITAGGGPLAVMDIGAAQDLFGRGGELSRIDVLLRAGASRAELERHLAALPGWPSGVLLAEPADSAAQVDQLSRAYRVNLTVLALVALFTGAFLVYSVLALGVARRTPQLALLAVLGATPRQRLLLVLAQAAGLGLAGSAAGIALGAALAALALRVLGGDLGGGYFTGVQPALQWSTPAALLYGALGLAAALAGGWWPALSARRIAPAPALKGVGLVQSRPARAWLGAALVLASGGLALLPPLWGIPLAAYVSVGVLLVGGIALLPWLVQGVLALAMPLARRGPLWLLVLARAQRMRTSAAVAVGGVVAALSLAVALTVMVGSFRTSVDQWLAAVLPAPLYLRAAGSPAGDDAAVFTPAFVQAAARLPEVQRVQPQRVSSVQPDPALPAVALLARPVQPQPAQALPLVGAALPVPAGQIGVYVSEAIVDLYGVRPGQAWPALLESFSPLSGVDKRQVATFFIAGVWRDYVRQHGAIAMDSGDFQRLTGDARASDLALWPAPGADEAAVRTAVLELARSQLGAQAGTLEFTSSGQIRKRSLELFDRSFAVTYWLQAVAIGIGLFGVAASFGAQVLARRKEFGLLAHLGLTRAQILAVVAGEGAAWTAVGALAGTLLGLAVAVVLVHVVNPQSFHWTMELRVPVERLAGLAAAVMVAGTVTAWLAGRAAAGRDAVMAVREDW